A section of the Nerophis ophidion isolate RoL-2023_Sa linkage group LG16, RoL_Noph_v1.0, whole genome shotgun sequence genome encodes:
- the LOC133535313 gene encoding protein FAM107B-like isoform X3 — translation MDEGMSAREQRVQSASAYADLQQHRFDNVHRRTMPASCHIPSPDYLEGDEDPDLIRPRKLLNPVKSSKSHQELHRELLSSCKRSGVSVETKPELQRVLESRKRDQLMRQRREDEVARRKISPLEAELRKRHQKLEEMELQQEKEEVEKLKAPEFVKVKENLRRTSCSSKEEKEV, via the exons ATGGACGAGGGGATGTCAGCCCGAGAGCAAAGAGTTCAGTCTG CTTCAGCGTACGCAGACTTGCAGCAGCACCGGTTCGACAATGTCCACAGAAGGACAATGCCCGCGTCCTGCCACATCCCCTCGCCCGACTACCTGGAGGGAGACGAGGACCCGGATCTCATCAGGCCTAGAAAACTGTTGAATCCGGTGAAAAGTTCCAAGAGTCACCAGGAGCTTCACCGGGAGCTGCTGAGTAGCTGCAAGCG gagtgggGTGAGTGTGGAGACCAAACCAGAGCTGCAGAGAGTTCTGGAATCCAGGAAGAGAGATCAGCTGATGCGGCAGAGAAGAGAGGACGAGGTCGCTCGAAGGAAGATTTCTCCTCTAGAAGCTGAACTGAGGAAGAGACACCAGAAACTGGAGGAG ATGGAGCTCCAACAGGAGAAAGAAGAAGTGGAAAAGCTAAAAGCTCCTGAGTTTGTCAAAGTCAAAGAAAACCTGAGACGGACATCATGTTCTAGTAAGGAAGAGAAAGAAGTGTAA
- the LOC133535313 gene encoding protein FAM107B-like isoform X1 — MMGASHGKKRAYDIAQQHSDRNGTRPHRASAYADLQQHRFDNVHRRTMPASCHIPSPDYLEGDEDPDLIRPRKLLNPVKSSKSHQELHRELLSSCKRSGVSVETKPELQRVLESRKRDQLMRQRREDEVARRKISPLEAELRKRHQKLEEMELQQEKEEVEKLKAPEFVKVKENLRRTSCSSKEEKEV; from the exons CGGGCGTACGACATTGCTCAGCAGCACAGTGATCGGAATGGAACGCGGCCACACAGAG CTTCAGCGTACGCAGACTTGCAGCAGCACCGGTTCGACAATGTCCACAGAAGGACAATGCCCGCGTCCTGCCACATCCCCTCGCCCGACTACCTGGAGGGAGACGAGGACCCGGATCTCATCAGGCCTAGAAAACTGTTGAATCCGGTGAAAAGTTCCAAGAGTCACCAGGAGCTTCACCGGGAGCTGCTGAGTAGCTGCAAGCG gagtgggGTGAGTGTGGAGACCAAACCAGAGCTGCAGAGAGTTCTGGAATCCAGGAAGAGAGATCAGCTGATGCGGCAGAGAAGAGAGGACGAGGTCGCTCGAAGGAAGATTTCTCCTCTAGAAGCTGAACTGAGGAAGAGACACCAGAAACTGGAGGAG ATGGAGCTCCAACAGGAGAAAGAAGAAGTGGAAAAGCTAAAAGCTCCTGAGTTTGTCAAAGTCAAAGAAAACCTGAGACGGACATCATGTTCTAGTAAGGAAGAGAAAGAAGTGTAA
- the LOC133535313 gene encoding protein FAM107B-like isoform X2, with product MKLCRAYDIAQQHSDRNGTRPHRASAYADLQQHRFDNVHRRTMPASCHIPSPDYLEGDEDPDLIRPRKLLNPVKSSKSHQELHRELLSSCKRSGVSVETKPELQRVLESRKRDQLMRQRREDEVARRKISPLEAELRKRHQKLEEMELQQEKEEVEKLKAPEFVKVKENLRRTSCSSKEEKEV from the exons CGGGCGTACGACATTGCTCAGCAGCACAGTGATCGGAATGGAACGCGGCCACACAGAG CTTCAGCGTACGCAGACTTGCAGCAGCACCGGTTCGACAATGTCCACAGAAGGACAATGCCCGCGTCCTGCCACATCCCCTCGCCCGACTACCTGGAGGGAGACGAGGACCCGGATCTCATCAGGCCTAGAAAACTGTTGAATCCGGTGAAAAGTTCCAAGAGTCACCAGGAGCTTCACCGGGAGCTGCTGAGTAGCTGCAAGCG gagtgggGTGAGTGTGGAGACCAAACCAGAGCTGCAGAGAGTTCTGGAATCCAGGAAGAGAGATCAGCTGATGCGGCAGAGAAGAGAGGACGAGGTCGCTCGAAGGAAGATTTCTCCTCTAGAAGCTGAACTGAGGAAGAGACACCAGAAACTGGAGGAG ATGGAGCTCCAACAGGAGAAAGAAGAAGTGGAAAAGCTAAAAGCTCCTGAGTTTGTCAAAGTCAAAGAAAACCTGAGACGGACATCATGTTCTAGTAAGGAAGAGAAAGAAGTGTAA
- the LOC133535313 gene encoding protein FAM107B-like isoform X4 translates to MMGASHGKKRAYDIAQQHSDRNGTRPHRASAYADLQQHRFDNVHRRTMPASCHIPSPDYLEGDEDPDLIRPRKLLNPVKSSKSHQELHRELLSSCKRSGVSVETKPELQRVLESRKRDQLMRQRREDEVARRKISPLEAELRKRHQKLEEV, encoded by the exons CGGGCGTACGACATTGCTCAGCAGCACAGTGATCGGAATGGAACGCGGCCACACAGAG CTTCAGCGTACGCAGACTTGCAGCAGCACCGGTTCGACAATGTCCACAGAAGGACAATGCCCGCGTCCTGCCACATCCCCTCGCCCGACTACCTGGAGGGAGACGAGGACCCGGATCTCATCAGGCCTAGAAAACTGTTGAATCCGGTGAAAAGTTCCAAGAGTCACCAGGAGCTTCACCGGGAGCTGCTGAGTAGCTGCAAGCG gagtgggGTGAGTGTGGAGACCAAACCAGAGCTGCAGAGAGTTCTGGAATCCAGGAAGAGAGATCAGCTGATGCGGCAGAGAAGAGAGGACGAGGTCGCTCGAAGGAAGATTTCTCCTCTAGAAGCTGAACTGAGGAAGAGACACCAGAAACTGGAGGAGGTATAA